Proteins from one Brevibacillus humidisoli genomic window:
- a CDS encoding LysR family transcriptional regulator yields MEIRQLLYFLEVAKERSFTKAATRLHLTQPTLSKSIARLEEELGLPLLQRKEHKVSLTAEGEVLLRHAERIVGCVEDALREIAELKGLTRGEIRIGLPPMVGTSLFPDLLAGFLSRYPGIRFSAFEEGALSVEQKLIQQEIDLGIVIPDALQEPEKMELIPLTRADFAVCLSNEHPLARQSNLTVPDLREESFILLKEGFFQRRYILEECRKANFQPNVIYTSNQLEIVKQLITRNLGISLLLRMAVEREPLIRCVPLKPALTIELAVAYRKGSYLSKASQALVQHLKQTLP; encoded by the coding sequence GTGGAGATCCGCCAACTGCTCTATTTTTTGGAAGTAGCCAAAGAGCGCAGCTTCACAAAAGCCGCGACCAGGCTCCACCTCACACAGCCTACGCTGAGCAAATCAATTGCCCGACTAGAAGAAGAACTGGGCCTTCCGCTCCTGCAACGGAAAGAACATAAGGTATCTCTGACGGCAGAAGGAGAGGTGCTCCTGCGGCATGCGGAACGAATCGTCGGCTGCGTGGAGGATGCGCTGCGGGAAATCGCCGAGCTGAAAGGCCTGACCAGAGGGGAAATCCGCATCGGTCTGCCGCCTATGGTCGGCACCTCCCTGTTTCCCGATCTGCTGGCCGGTTTCCTCTCACGTTATCCTGGGATCCGTTTCTCCGCCTTTGAGGAAGGGGCGCTCTCGGTAGAGCAGAAATTGATCCAGCAGGAGATTGATTTGGGGATTGTGATCCCTGATGCACTGCAAGAACCGGAAAAAATGGAACTAATACCGCTGACGAGGGCCGATTTTGCCGTCTGTCTGTCTAACGAACACCCTCTTGCTCGGCAATCGAACCTGACTGTCCCCGACCTTCGCGAAGAATCGTTTATCCTGTTGAAGGAGGGATTCTTTCAACGCCGATACATTTTAGAGGAGTGCCGCAAAGCCAACTTTCAGCCAAACGTGATTTATACCTCTAACCAGTTGGAGATCGTGAAACAACTAATCACGCGCAACCTGGGCATCAGTCTGCTGCTGCGGATGGCGGTAGAGAGGGAACCGCTCATCCGCTGCGTTCCGCTCAAACCGGCGCTAACGATCGAACTGGCCGTCGCTTACCGCAAAGGATCGTATCTGTCCAAGGCCAGCCAAGCGCTGGTTCAACATCTAAAACAGACCTTGCCCTAA
- a CDS encoding MFS transporter: MIQSGTSQFWRASLALAIGSFLVFANLYMTQPLLPVFVAIYGVSETVSSLSISLVILTLSLSLLIFAALSDAYGRKPVMVCSMVGVTLATWLLIWVPSFPLLLVVRALQGIFLAGLPAVAIAYIADEFDPSVLSSAVGIYISGNTVGGMVGRAVSGFAADWGGYKTSFAVMGCTSLLCLVLFLVLLPEPKRFQRRPFHWRKSLKEMQRHLVNPTLLPAFFAGGLHFFLFVGLYNDVTFLLSSPPYYLTPTWLGFLFLTYLAGTVSSTIAGWTQRWWRLSTGVSMGIAFIAVGLIITLERSIGAIVCGLLAVSFGFFFAHSLTSSYVSKQAPFAKAGASSIYLVAYYLGGSLGSTLLGLVYFIWQWNGVVCVSLLVLLLTFACSQVMRRHEGRHHTPGTNRVQ; this comes from the coding sequence TTGATCCAGTCGGGAACTTCCCAGTTCTGGCGGGCCTCTTTGGCCCTTGCCATCGGTTCTTTTTTGGTTTTTGCCAATCTTTACATGACGCAGCCGTTGCTTCCTGTATTTGTCGCGATTTATGGGGTATCTGAAACCGTTTCCAGTCTATCGATCTCACTGGTTATCCTGACGTTAAGTCTGTCTCTGCTCATCTTTGCCGCCTTGTCCGATGCTTACGGCAGGAAACCGGTTATGGTATGTTCGATGGTTGGCGTGACGCTTGCCACCTGGCTGCTGATATGGGTCCCTTCCTTTCCCTTGCTGCTGGTTGTTCGGGCGCTGCAAGGGATTTTTTTGGCTGGGCTGCCGGCAGTGGCGATTGCCTATATTGCCGATGAGTTCGATCCGTCGGTGCTGTCATCCGCAGTTGGCATCTACATCAGTGGGAATACGGTTGGCGGTATGGTTGGCCGGGCTGTCTCCGGCTTCGCCGCAGACTGGGGCGGTTACAAGACGTCTTTCGCTGTGATGGGGTGCACCAGTCTGCTCTGTCTGGTGCTATTTCTGGTTCTTCTACCGGAGCCTAAACGTTTTCAGCGGCGTCCGTTTCACTGGCGGAAATCGTTGAAGGAGATGCAGCGACATCTTGTCAATCCCACTTTGCTTCCGGCTTTTTTTGCGGGAGGGTTGCATTTTTTTCTATTTGTAGGCTTATATAATGATGTAACATTTTTACTTAGCTCGCCGCCGTATTACCTAACACCGACCTGGCTTGGTTTCTTGTTTCTCACCTATCTTGCCGGGACAGTCAGTTCGACGATTGCCGGCTGGACCCAGCGGTGGTGGAGATTATCGACTGGTGTTTCGATGGGGATTGCCTTCATAGCCGTAGGACTAATCATCACCTTGGAGCGTTCGATTGGGGCTATTGTCTGTGGCTTGTTGGCCGTTAGTTTCGGTTTTTTCTTTGCTCATTCGCTCACCAGTTCCTATGTAAGCAAACAGGCTCCATTTGCCAAGGCCGGTGCCTCTTCCATCTACCTGGTCGCGTATTATCTAGGGGGAAGTCTCGGCAGTACGCTGCTTGGTCTGGTTTATTTCATCTGGCAGTGGAATGGTGTGGTCTGTGTGAGCCTGCTGGTGCTCCTGCTCACGTTTGCCTGCAGTCAGGTGATGCGTCGGCATGAAGGGCGGCACCATACCCCTGGGACCAACCGGGTACAATAG